The Schistocerca americana isolate TAMUIC-IGC-003095 chromosome 5, iqSchAmer2.1, whole genome shotgun sequence genome includes a window with the following:
- the LOC124616496 gene encoding chondroitin proteoglycan 2-like: protein MSATCQGASGPFPNPNNCRSFLQCEPSGVATVIPCPANLEFNPKLRECDFPERAGCSSSSSAPADDDNGNETGGGSNDSGISPAPPSDDVPTCPAWNPDDVTQLPNPKDCSSFYKCDENGVAWLIPCPAGLEYNAELRVCDYPENAGCSTSSSPSNPSDDTPSEGEQDDGNSEGGSDINPQPPTGDAPSCPAWNPAGVNQLPNPSDCSSFYKCDENGVAWLIPCPAGLEYNANLRVCDYPESAGCSSSAAPSNPSGDESPDGDQNNGNADSGNGDSPQQPPGDAATCPPWNPDDVTQLPNPSDCNSFYKCDENGVAWLIPCPAGLQYNAELRVCDYPGHAGCSV, encoded by the coding sequence ATGAGTGCCACATGCCAGGGAGCGTCCGGTCCATTTCCGAACCCCAACAACTGCAGAAGCTTCCTACAGTGTGAGCCATCAGGGGTTGCAACGGTCATCCCGTGCCCAGCAAACCTCGAGTTCAATCCAAAGCTGAGGGAGTGCGACTTCCCAGAGCGAGCTGGCTGTTCTTCATCCTCGTCTGCTCCTGCTGACGACGACAATGGCAatgaaactggtggtggctccaacgATAGTGGAATTTCACCTGCGCCCCCATCTGACGACGTCCCCACTTGTCCAGCATGGAATCCAGATGACGTCACACAGCTTCCCAATCCAAAGGACTGCAGCAGCTTCTACAAGTGTGACGAGAACGGCGTTGCCTGGCTTATTCCATGCCCAGCCGGCCTAGAGTACAATGCAGAGCTAAGGGTGTGTGACTACCCAGAAAATGCTGGTTGCTCGACGTCGTCCTCACCAAGCAACCCTTCTGATGATACCCCTTCCGAGGGAGAGCAGGATGACGGaaattcagagggaggcagtgacatAAATCCACAACCACCCACTGGAGATGCTCCCAGTTGCCCAGCATGGAATCCAGCTGGCGTCAACCAGCTTCCTAATCCCAGTGATTGCAGCTCCTTCTACAAGTGTGACGAGAATGGTGTGGCTTGGCTCATACCGTGCCCAGCTGGTCTTGAGTACAATGCCAACCTGAGAGTCTGTGATTATCCTGAAAGTGCTGGCTGCTCATCATCAGCTGCTCCAAGTAACCCATCTGGCGACGAATCCCCTGATGGCGATCAGAACAACGGAAATGCTGACTCTGGTAACGGTGATAGCCCACAGCAACCACCTGGGGATGCTGCAACCTGTCCACCTTGGAATCCAGATGACGTCACCCAGCTGCCTAACCCCAGTGACTGTAACAGCTTCTACAAGTGCGACGAAAACGGTGTAGCATGGTTGATCCCGTGCCCAGCTGGTCTGCAGTACAACGCCGAGCTGAGGGTGTGTGATTACCCTGGACATGCTGGGTGTTCTGTCTAA